The following proteins are co-located in the Candidatus Deferrimicrobiaceae bacterium genome:
- a CDS encoding PASTA domain-containing protein, translating to MVNDGVQDSPPDTVIATAVNTMPVAVATAASIDVPRSTIVSLDGSGSYDINGDPLTYQWSVVSAPAGSAATVSNATSTHAMITLDVAGSYTVSLVVNDNALNSAPSTINLMAYIPATTVPSVTGMSQSVAQSGIAGAGLVTGTITQASSASVPPGNVIGQFPVAGTVLPEGAAVDLTVSTGPAMISAPVILGMTQPEAQSALVALQLSSGTVTNAYSGRVASGRIITQDPTPGTQLLQGAQISYVLSQGPESITIPPDPATIAPPPEPTIATNIASSTRYIYSGDNPIQTGVSPGTIETRRAAVIRGKVLTRDGLPLSGVTITVDSHPELGQTVSRLDGIFDMIVNGGGRTVLSYSRTGYLPAKRHADTMWQEYGVVPDVAMIPLDNAVTTVDLIAPSQPVQVARGNVVTDDAGTRQATLIVVAGTTAEMVFPDGSSRSLPSLSIRATEYTVGPNGPKAMPAPLPPTTGYTYCAELTADEALAAGAESVRLDRPLFHYVENFLGFPVGTPVPVGFYNKKAKQWVPAKNGRVIRILSVNGGIAVIDSTGSGTPDNNARLEWLGITDDERRQLATLYSAGSSLWRAPIPHFSTVDMNFTIGPPTGAEPSTGVPTTPDGPEPPPCTSTTDSGRSTIECQQQILGESIPIIGTPFSLNYRSNRVPGRKDASKLSIPITGESIHPDLIRAVVDIIIAGRHIHLNYDPPTPNLKYEFDWDGLRFDNVLMNTPQKALVRIGYVFPGYYQIPMEQELAFANSSTDNVNLVLAPDRTVILESNWETTVGTFDARAVNLGGWTLSPHHVFDPSNRAMYLGDGATLAAIGGMENIVTTIAGAGTSYNTPWLEDGMPGASGRIGGASGVAADSDGNVYFSEGTKVRKIDKDGIASTLIRYQPPGDSEGDGGPASQGSVRWVRDIAIASDDSIYLADYSDYRIRKIDPSGIISTVVGTGAQLYGSYRNNVNGTQFPLFAPTYLAIGPDDSLYFIDGNVVFRMGADNIVRRWAGGGGTYGENIPAINAYLSPQGLAVGMSGAVYFYDVIKRTVRSVENGLIRTIAGGAPGSYPGNGDGGPALNAYIGAVEGLAMGKGKGDTIYLSDAWYGRVRVIRPDGTINLFVGNGLFGYGGDGGPATGATFQEISSIGFGPDGSGYMADGSDRRIRKVSARFPGLGDGEVAIGSDDGDLVHVFSGAGRHLQTRNALTGDLLIEFDYDQDGYLASIRDSDNNSVQIERPSGGIPRVISGTGGQRTVFGPLMNGYLQSLVRPGGDNVSMTYEPNGLLRKYWDFRGFPHEFIYDDQGRIKRDTDPAGGFLNLERTLTTTDNSSFLDITKSTARGRVTHHTVEQLSTRNSIVVGKYPSGSVRRQEVFPYGTRNASLPDGTFTTVKELPDPRFGMQSPFIGKTTIGTPEGLSYVSSTNKSVSLDLLGDPWSVRSTLQTTKINNRTYSKSYDKATHQILTVSPAQRQSATWLDARGRVSSYKGDLTFPELLSTWLAYDNHGRLWKTGYDNEFINAWVYAYDNLNRLWTVTDPYQRVIEYGYDDVDRVKSVKLPSTRIYGFEYDGEGNRKKIVMPKLMSHISDYSPVNMDNSYSPPGNPYYTHGYSLDREWESTRLPGGRTITAEYEPTKGRLSSVSYPEASISFGYLDNDDRVDSVSRSDMGGTQSNAFAYDAFLVRRASASGASVGEYRYAYDNNFFVTRIALDNVWNLLSMDPDGLLTGTGPFTISRGGPGGAPDNVSDLATRECGLDQTEQPINCLPGWLIVSYGYDNVGRMNRKTVSDNHATIFYEETMERDLPGRISRKTERKLGVAPIIFKYSYDLDGQLDNVIRDGSTLYEKYVYDLNGNRTHANSPIGVRGPVAYDDQDRETGSAVFDVDGFLGRRGMRNYRYSSRGELLEVIDNTTGLTLIRYAYDGMNRRVASTVGNETTQYLYGNPSQPFQVTASRATDNTFSTYYYDVFGALFAIERGGERFYVASDCLGSPRMVIDTSGAIRKSMEYDAWGIKINEMGSGFNLPIGFAGGLVDNVSTMVRFGFRDYEPESGRWAAKDPIFHEGGLNLYSYVWNDPVNYTDISGECPIWVIWVARILIPIITAQEIAPFWLHDPQVPRLPPGSPPGTTRPGSPGPLSPPKFPPGGDRPPISRPPPGVPPGMPGR from the coding sequence GTGGTCAACGACGGCGTCCAGGACAGCCCGCCCGATACGGTGATCGCAACAGCGGTCAATACCATGCCGGTCGCTGTCGCGACTGCGGCCTCGATCGATGTGCCAAGATCCACGATTGTCTCCCTGGATGGCTCGGGCAGCTATGACATCAACGGGGATCCGCTGACCTATCAGTGGAGCGTCGTATCGGCACCCGCAGGAAGCGCCGCAACCGTGAGCAATGCCACTTCAACCCACGCGATGATCACGCTGGATGTCGCGGGAAGCTACACGGTCTCCTTGGTGGTCAATGACAACGCGCTCAATAGCGCTCCGTCGACGATCAACCTGATGGCCTACATCCCGGCGACGACGGTTCCGAGCGTGACCGGGATGTCTCAATCGGTAGCCCAGTCCGGGATTGCCGGTGCAGGCCTCGTTACCGGGACCATCACGCAGGCAAGCAGCGCTTCCGTACCCCCAGGGAACGTCATCGGCCAATTCCCGGTCGCAGGCACGGTCTTGCCGGAAGGGGCGGCGGTCGATCTGACCGTGTCGACAGGACCCGCGATGATCAGCGCACCCGTGATTCTCGGGATGACTCAGCCCGAGGCACAAAGCGCGCTCGTCGCCCTGCAGCTATCGTCGGGAACGGTAACGAACGCATATTCCGGGCGGGTGGCATCGGGCCGGATCATTACCCAGGATCCGACCCCGGGGACCCAACTGCTGCAAGGGGCTCAGATCTCGTATGTGCTGTCCCAAGGCCCGGAGTCAATAACGATCCCGCCGGATCCGGCGACGATAGCGCCACCACCGGAACCGACGATTGCCACCAACATCGCTTCCTCGACCCGATACATCTATTCGGGAGACAACCCGATTCAGACCGGGGTGAGCCCGGGAACGATCGAGACCCGGCGGGCTGCTGTGATTCGTGGAAAAGTTCTCACGCGCGACGGACTTCCACTTTCCGGAGTCACCATCACGGTCGATTCGCATCCAGAGCTTGGACAGACCGTCAGCCGTCTCGACGGGATCTTCGATATGATTGTCAACGGCGGGGGCCGGACTGTGCTGAGTTATTCCCGGACGGGTTATTTGCCGGCCAAGCGCCATGCGGACACGATGTGGCAGGAGTACGGGGTCGTTCCCGACGTCGCGATGATCCCGCTCGACAATGCAGTGACGACCGTCGACCTCATTGCGCCATCGCAACCGGTTCAAGTTGCTCGAGGTAACGTCGTGACCGATGATGCCGGGACCCGGCAAGCGACACTTATCGTCGTGGCCGGCACGACGGCGGAAATGGTTTTCCCGGATGGCAGTTCCCGGTCGCTGCCGTCCCTAAGCATTCGGGCAACCGAATACACGGTAGGTCCCAACGGCCCGAAAGCCATGCCCGCCCCGCTTCCGCCCACAACCGGGTACACCTACTGTGCCGAGTTGACCGCGGACGAGGCACTCGCAGCCGGGGCGGAGAGTGTGCGATTAGATCGTCCGCTCTTTCATTATGTGGAAAATTTCCTGGGATTTCCGGTCGGCACCCCGGTTCCCGTCGGGTTCTATAACAAGAAGGCGAAGCAGTGGGTTCCGGCGAAAAATGGCAGGGTCATCCGGATATTAAGCGTTAACGGAGGCATTGCCGTGATCGATTCGACCGGCAGCGGAACGCCGGACAACAATGCCCGGTTGGAATGGCTCGGTATCACGGACGACGAACGGCGGCAGTTGGCAACGCTATATTCCGCCGGCAGTTCCCTTTGGCGGGCTCCGATTCCCCATTTCTCGACCGTCGACATGAACTTCACCATAGGGCCTCCGACGGGGGCCGAACCATCGACGGGGGTTCCAACGACGCCCGACGGACCGGAACCACCCCCTTGCACATCCACAACCGACTCGGGGCGGTCTACCATCGAGTGCCAGCAACAGATCCTTGGGGAGAGCATTCCAATTATCGGCACGCCTTTTTCCCTGAACTACCGCAGCAATCGGGTCCCCGGCCGGAAGGATGCCAGCAAGCTGAGCATCCCGATCACAGGTGAATCCATCCATCCGGATTTGATCCGGGCTGTTGTGGATATTATCATCGCGGGGCGCCATATCCATCTGAACTATGACCCTCCGACTCCCAACCTGAAATATGAGTTCGATTGGGACGGCCTGCGATTCGACAACGTATTGATGAACACGCCCCAGAAGGCGCTGGTCCGGATCGGATACGTCTTTCCGGGGTATTACCAGATTCCCATGGAACAGGAACTTGCGTTTGCGAACTCCTCGACTGACAACGTCAATCTAGTTCTTGCCCCGGACAGGACCGTGATCCTGGAATCCAATTGGGAAACGACTGTCGGAACGTTCGATGCGCGAGCGGTAAATCTTGGGGGATGGACTCTAAGCCCCCACCATGTCTTCGACCCGTCCAACCGAGCTATGTATCTGGGCGATGGTGCCACGCTCGCCGCGATCGGAGGAATGGAAAACATCGTCACGACGATTGCCGGCGCGGGGACTAGCTACAATACGCCATGGCTGGAAGATGGGATGCCGGGTGCCAGCGGAAGAATCGGTGGGGCATCGGGGGTTGCCGCCGATAGTGACGGGAATGTCTATTTTTCGGAAGGGACGAAGGTCAGAAAAATCGACAAGGATGGCATCGCCTCCACCCTGATTCGCTACCAGCCACCGGGCGATTCCGAGGGAGACGGAGGCCCGGCAAGCCAGGGATCTGTTCGGTGGGTGAGAGACATCGCGATCGCAAGTGATGACAGCATCTATCTGGCCGACTATTCCGATTATCGAATTCGAAAAATCGATCCGAGCGGCATCATCTCGACGGTAGTGGGAACCGGAGCGCAGTTGTACGGTTCCTACCGGAACAACGTCAACGGGACTCAGTTCCCATTATTTGCACCGACCTATCTGGCGATCGGCCCCGATGACTCTCTCTATTTCATCGACGGGAATGTGGTCTTCAGGATGGGAGCCGACAACATCGTCCGGCGTTGGGCGGGCGGAGGAGGAACTTACGGGGAGAATATCCCGGCGATCAATGCTTATCTGTCGCCCCAAGGGTTGGCGGTCGGAATGTCCGGTGCGGTCTATTTTTACGATGTAATTAAGCGTACCGTACGATCCGTCGAGAATGGTTTGATCCGCACAATCGCCGGTGGCGCCCCGGGAAGTTATCCGGGAAACGGGGATGGTGGCCCAGCCCTGAATGCGTATATCGGAGCCGTGGAAGGTCTGGCGATGGGGAAGGGGAAAGGCGACACGATCTATCTCAGCGATGCTTGGTACGGCCGGGTTCGCGTCATCCGACCCGACGGGACCATCAACCTGTTTGTCGGAAATGGCTTGTTCGGATATGGAGGAGACGGGGGGCCCGCAACCGGCGCCACGTTCCAGGAGATATCGTCGATCGGATTCGGTCCGGATGGAAGCGGTTACATGGCCGATGGATCTGACCGGCGCATCCGGAAGGTGAGCGCCCGTTTCCCCGGATTGGGGGATGGTGAGGTTGCCATTGGTTCGGACGACGGAGATTTAGTCCACGTCTTCAGCGGGGCGGGTCGCCATTTGCAAACCCGGAATGCCCTGACAGGTGATCTCTTGATCGAATTTGATTACGATCAGGATGGATACCTTGCTTCGATTCGGGACTCCGACAACAACTCGGTTCAGATCGAGCGCCCATCGGGTGGAATCCCGCGGGTGATCAGCGGCACAGGCGGGCAGAGGACGGTCTTTGGTCCCTTGATGAATGGATACCTCCAATCCCTGGTTCGACCTGGCGGCGACAATGTCTCGATGACCTATGAGCCGAATGGGTTGCTTCGAAAGTATTGGGACTTCCGGGGCTTCCCGCACGAATTCATCTATGATGATCAAGGCCGCATAAAGCGGGATACTGATCCGGCCGGCGGGTTTCTGAATCTGGAACGAACCTTGACGACCACTGACAACAGTTCATTCCTGGACATCACCAAGTCGACCGCCCGGGGGCGTGTCACCCATCACACAGTGGAACAACTTTCGACGCGAAATTCGATCGTCGTGGGCAAATACCCCTCGGGTTCGGTCCGCCGTCAGGAAGTCTTTCCTTACGGAACACGAAATGCGTCGCTGCCGGATGGTACCTTTACCACGGTGAAAGAATTGCCCGATCCGCGGTTCGGTATGCAGTCCCCCTTTATCGGCAAGACGACGATCGGGACGCCTGAAGGGTTGAGCTACGTCTCGAGCACCAACAAATCCGTCTCGCTTGATCTCCTGGGAGACCCTTGGAGCGTGCGGAGCACTCTGCAAACGACCAAGATCAACAATCGCACGTATTCAAAATCATACGACAAAGCGACGCACCAGATTCTCACGGTTTCCCCTGCGCAGCGCCAGTCCGCAACCTGGCTGGACGCGAGAGGAAGAGTCTCCTCCTACAAGGGGGACCTGACATTTCCGGAACTTCTTTCGACCTGGCTCGCCTACGACAATCACGGGCGTCTTTGGAAAACCGGCTACGATAATGAATTTATCAACGCATGGGTTTACGCCTACGACAACCTGAACCGGCTTTGGACCGTAACCGATCCGTATCAGCGTGTGATCGAATACGGGTACGACGATGTCGATCGGGTGAAATCGGTGAAATTGCCATCGACGCGAATTTACGGATTCGAGTACGACGGCGAGGGCAACAGGAAGAAGATCGTCATGCCGAAATTAATGTCGCACATCAGCGACTATTCCCCGGTCAATATGGATAACAGTTATTCCCCGCCTGGCAATCCGTACTACACGCACGGATATTCGCTCGACAGGGAATGGGAGTCCACGCGCCTGCCGGGCGGCCGGACGATCACGGCGGAGTACGAACCGACGAAGGGCAGATTGTCTTCCGTTTCCTACCCTGAGGCGTCGATTTCCTTTGGGTATCTGGACAACGACGACCGGGTCGACTCGGTTTCCAGAAGCGATATGGGCGGCACCCAATCAAATGCTTTTGCATACGATGCCTTCCTCGTCAGGCGGGCCTCGGCCTCCGGTGCATCGGTTGGGGAATACCGCTACGCATATGACAACAACTTCTTCGTCACGAGAATCGCCCTGGACAACGTCTGGAATCTGCTTTCTATGGACCCCGACGGATTGCTGACCGGAACCGGGCCGTTCACGATTTCACGCGGGGGACCAGGTGGGGCACCCGACAATGTGTCCGACCTTGCAACCCGGGAATGCGGATTGGATCAAACGGAACAGCCAATCAATTGCCTTCCTGGATGGCTGATTGTTTCGTACGGATATGACAACGTCGGCCGAATGAACCGGAAAACCGTTTCGGATAACCATGCTACGATTTTCTACGAAGAAACCATGGAGCGGGACCTTCCTGGAAGAATCAGCAGGAAAACCGAGCGGAAACTCGGGGTTGCTCCAATTATTTTCAAGTATTCCTACGATCTCGATGGTCAATTGGACAACGTCATCCGGGATGGTTCGACGCTCTATGAAAAATACGTTTACGACCTGAATGGGAATCGGACCCATGCGAACAGTCCAATCGGGGTTCGCGGGCCGGTTGCCTACGATGACCAGGACCGCGAGACGGGGTCGGCCGTGTTCGATGTTGATGGTTTCCTGGGCCGGAGAGGTATGCGGAATTATCGATACAGTAGCCGCGGGGAACTGCTTGAAGTCATCGACAATACGACCGGCTTGACGTTGATCCGTTACGCGTATGACGGGATGAATCGGCGCGTCGCAAGTACGGTTGGCAATGAGACCACCCAGTACTTGTACGGGAATCCGAGTCAACCGTTCCAGGTAACAGCTTCCCGGGCGACGGACAATACGTTTTCAACCTACTATTACGATGTATTTGGGGCGTTGTTTGCCATTGAACGAGGAGGCGAAAGGTTCTATGTCGCATCCGACTGTTTGGGATCGCCGAGGATGGTTATAGATACTTCTGGAGCCATACGAAAGTCGATGGAGTACGACGCCTGGGGGATCAAGATAAATGAGATGGGTTCAGGATTTAATTTACCTATTGGATTTGCCGGCGGGCTGGTTGATAACGTCTCAACCATGGTCCGATTCGGATTTAGGGACTACGAACCAGAGTCAGGAAGATGGGCCGCAAAGGACCCGATATTCCACGAGGGAGGGTTGAACCTGTATAGTTACGTTTGGAATGATCCCGTGAACTATACAGATATTTCTGGTGAATGTCCGATTTGGGTAATTTGGGTTGCAAGAATTCTTATCCCAATAATTACTGCCCAAGAGATTGCCCCATTCTGGTTACACGATCCTCAAGTTCCGAGATTGCCCCCAGGTTCTCCTCCAGGAACTACACGACCAGGTTCCCCCGGTCCACTGTCACCTCCAAAATTTCCTCCAGGGGGGGATAGGCCTCCCATAAGCAGGCCTCCTCCAGGTGTTCCTCCCGGGATGCCGGGGAGGTGA
- a CDS encoding IclR family transcriptional regulator gives MVRRDKSNYIIQSVAHALDVLEEFHGEVDELGVTELSKKLKLHKNNVFRVLATLQSRNYIEQNKSNDNYRLGIKCLELGQIFIRQRGLLQQANPVLHELAEQTGETSYLSILRGNEVVYLDAVEASSTVRVVSRVGLHMPLHATAAGKALVAHESEEELRRRFEGPLAKFTKYTLTTADKFVADMAVVRERGWAADLEEFEEGLRCVAAPIRDYTRKVVGSLSVSGPENRLSDEKIENLIGPAVVAAAQGLSNRLGYHD, from the coding sequence ATGGTTCGGCGAGACAAGTCCAATTACATCATCCAGTCGGTGGCGCATGCCCTCGACGTGCTTGAAGAATTTCACGGCGAGGTCGACGAGCTCGGCGTCACCGAGCTCAGCAAGAAGCTGAAGCTTCACAAAAACAACGTGTTCCGGGTCCTTGCCACGTTACAGTCCCGCAACTACATCGAGCAGAACAAGTCCAACGACAACTATCGTCTCGGGATCAAGTGCCTCGAGCTCGGCCAGATATTCATCCGTCAGCGCGGATTGCTGCAGCAGGCAAACCCCGTTCTCCACGAGCTTGCCGAACAGACCGGCGAGACCAGCTATCTCTCCATCCTTCGAGGCAACGAGGTCGTCTACCTCGATGCCGTCGAGGCGTCCTCCACGGTCCGCGTCGTTTCCCGCGTCGGCCTCCACATGCCGCTGCATGCAACGGCGGCGGGCAAGGCTCTGGTGGCCCACGAGTCCGAAGAAGAGCTGCGCAGGCGCTTCGAAGGACCCTTGGCCAAGTTTACGAAGTACACCTTGACGACCGCAGACAAGTTCGTCGCCGACATGGCCGTCGTTCGTGAGCGGGGCTGGGCCGCCGACCTCGAGGAATTCGAGGAGGGGTTACGGTGCGTCGCCGCTCCCATCCGCGACTACACAAGGAAGGTGGTCGGGTCGCTCAGCGTCTCGGGCCCCGAGAACCGCCTGAGTGACGAAAAGATCGAGAATTTGATCGGGCCCGCAGTGGTCGCGGCTGCCCAAGGACTTTCGAACCGGCTCGGCTACCACGACTAG
- a CDS encoding tetratricopeptide repeat protein, translating to MKTNRARKIVPVAVLLLSVCATSACRKTEPPISAPQGGDAVRLSDMTEINSYKEILKKDPNNLQALINIGNLYFDSGQDRLAVEAYKHALSIDSANANVRVDMAVSLRRMNDPDGAIEELKKAISVNPRHAQARYNLGVILINDKKDVAGGIKAWEGLLENVPDFPDRERLKADIDRLKSSGGASGQGQQK from the coding sequence ATGAAAACGAACCGTGCCCGAAAGATCGTACCCGTTGCCGTGCTGCTGCTTTCCGTCTGTGCGACCTCTGCCTGTCGCAAAACCGAGCCTCCCATCTCGGCTCCGCAGGGCGGCGATGCCGTTCGCCTGAGCGACATGACCGAGATCAACAGCTACAAGGAGATCCTCAAGAAGGATCCGAACAACCTCCAGGCCCTCATCAATATCGGGAATCTCTACTTCGATTCCGGACAGGACCGCCTGGCCGTCGAGGCCTACAAACATGCGCTTTCCATCGATTCGGCCAACGCCAACGTCCGGGTCGACATGGCCGTGTCGCTGCGTCGCATGAACGACCCGGATGGCGCCATCGAAGAGCTCAAGAAGGCGATCTCCGTCAATCCTCGCCATGCCCAGGCACGCTATAACCTGGGGGTCATCCTGATCAACGACAAGAAGGACGTCGCGGGCGGCATCAAGGCGTGGGAGGGGCTGCTCGAAAACGTCCCCGACTTCCCCGACCGCGAACGCCTCAAAGCCGACATCGATCGGCTCAAGTCGTCCGGGGGGGCCTCAGGGCAGGGACAGCAGAAATAA
- the folK gene encoding 2-amino-4-hydroxy-6-hydroxymethyldihydropteridine diphosphokinase has protein sequence MVSPSAGIVLLLGSNLGDRERHLRNGIESLSARISVESVSRIYASAPHGVTDQPWFLNVAVRGETGFGPVELLHCVKAIEKSEGRDDAGVRWGPRPLDIDIILVGSLVMRSAELTIPHASMSQRRFCLLPVSEIAPDMIVPPDGLTVSELLERCKDNLEVFPI, from the coding sequence TTGGTATCTCCCTCTGCCGGCATCGTCCTGCTGCTCGGCAGCAACCTGGGCGACCGGGAACGCCACCTCCGGAACGGCATCGAGTCGCTGTCCGCCCGGATTTCCGTGGAGTCCGTCTCCCGGATCTATGCAAGCGCGCCTCACGGGGTTACGGATCAGCCTTGGTTCCTTAACGTCGCCGTTCGTGGCGAGACGGGATTCGGTCCGGTCGAGCTCCTGCATTGCGTCAAGGCCATCGAGAAGTCCGAGGGACGCGATGATGCGGGCGTCCGCTGGGGACCCAGGCCGCTGGATATCGACATCATCCTGGTGGGCTCGCTGGTCATGCGAAGCGCCGAGCTGACGATCCCGCACGCATCGATGTCCCAACGGCGTTTTTGCCTGTTGCCGGTGTCCGAGATCGCACCGGATATGATCGTTCCACCCGATGGTTTGACCGTTTCCGAGCTGCTCGAACGATGCAAAGACAATCTCGAGGTGTTTCCGATATGA
- a CDS encoding fumarylacetoacetate hydrolase family protein: MKICRYEYAGNIRYGVADPVHGVVREIEGNPFDGVILTGREFTRTGVTILPPVSPSKIVAIGLNYKDHAFEMGKKIPEEPMMFIKPSSAVLAPDGEIVYPEASRRVDHEAELGVVIGRETCRVKAADARSHILGYTCINDVTARDLQAKDVQYTRAKGFDTFAPIGPWVETDLDTSSLFIRCRVNGVVKQDGNTREMGANPFTLVEFISHVMTLYPGDVIATGTPPGVGPLHPGDTVEVEIEGIGVLRNRVVAQ; this comes from the coding sequence TTGAAAATCTGTCGTTACGAATATGCAGGGAACATCCGATATGGGGTGGCCGACCCGGTCCACGGCGTCGTCCGGGAGATCGAGGGGAATCCCTTCGACGGCGTCATCCTGACCGGACGGGAATTCACGCGCACCGGGGTGACCATCTTGCCTCCCGTCTCGCCGAGCAAGATCGTCGCCATCGGGCTCAACTACAAGGACCACGCTTTCGAAATGGGGAAGAAGATTCCCGAAGAGCCGATGATGTTCATCAAGCCCTCGTCCGCGGTCCTCGCGCCGGACGGCGAGATCGTCTATCCCGAGGCATCGCGTCGGGTCGATCACGAGGCTGAGCTGGGCGTGGTCATCGGCCGCGAGACGTGCCGGGTAAAGGCCGCCGATGCGCGCTCTCATATTCTCGGATATACCTGCATCAACGATGTGACCGCACGCGATCTTCAGGCAAAGGATGTCCAGTACACCCGTGCGAAGGGGTTCGACACTTTCGCGCCGATCGGGCCGTGGGTCGAGACCGACCTCGACACCTCCTCGCTCTTCATCCGGTGCCGGGTAAACGGAGTCGTGAAACAGGACGGCAACACGCGCGAGATGGGAGCCAACCCGTTCACCCTCGTCGAGTTCATCTCGCACGTCATGACACTTTATCCGGGCGACGTCATCGCAACCGGCACGCCGCCCGGCGTCGGGCCGCTTCACCCCGGCGATACCGTCGAAGTCGAAATCGAGGGGATCGGAGTGCTGCGAAACCGCGTGGTGGCGCAGTAA
- the dapB gene encoding 4-hydroxy-tetrahydrodipicolinate reductase → MAKVVVCGAMGRMGRAILTILKEQPYGLVLSGAVETPGNPLIGIDAFEAAGIGRAGVPVTSDFASAISFADVAIDFTAAASSVVHARIAGAAGKSIVIGSTGFSDEQKAAVGEVARQIPVVLSPNMSVGVNLMFKVAADVARVLGDDYDVEIVEVHHRFKKDAPSGTAVRLAEAVASALGRDMKEVGVYGREGIVGERPRKEIGVFAVRAGDVVGEHTLTFGGIGERLEITHRAHSRDTFARGAVRAAGWLVTKPAGLYDMQAVLGV, encoded by the coding sequence ATGGCAAAAGTCGTTGTCTGCGGGGCGATGGGGCGGATGGGCCGTGCCATCCTGACCATCCTCAAGGAACAGCCATACGGACTCGTGCTGTCGGGCGCCGTCGAGACGCCGGGCAATCCCCTGATCGGGATCGATGCGTTCGAGGCGGCCGGAATCGGAAGGGCAGGAGTGCCCGTGACATCCGATTTCGCTTCGGCTATTTCCTTTGCCGATGTCGCGATCGATTTCACCGCTGCTGCGTCGTCCGTCGTCCATGCCCGGATCGCGGGGGCTGCCGGGAAGTCGATCGTCATCGGCAGCACCGGCTTCTCCGACGAGCAAAAGGCCGCCGTTGGCGAGGTCGCCCGGCAGATTCCGGTCGTCCTTTCGCCCAACATGAGCGTTGGCGTCAACCTGATGTTCAAGGTGGCGGCCGATGTGGCTCGCGTCCTCGGCGACGATTACGACGTCGAGATCGTCGAGGTGCACCACCGCTTCAAGAAAGACGCGCCTTCGGGCACCGCAGTCCGGCTTGCGGAGGCGGTGGCATCCGCGCTGGGACGCGACATGAAGGAAGTCGGCGTCTACGGCCGGGAAGGCATCGTCGGCGAGCGCCCGCGGAAAGAGATCGGCGTCTTCGCGGTGCGGGCCGGCGACGTCGTCGGCGAGCACACGCTGACGTTCGGCGGCATCGGCGAGCGCCTCGAGATCACCCATCGGGCCCACAGCCGCGACACCTTTGCCCGTGGAGCTGTCCGGGCCGCCGGGTGGCTGGTTACGAAACCGGCCGGGCTATACGATATGCAAGCCGTCCTGGGGGTTTGA
- the dapA gene encoding 4-hydroxy-tetrahydrodipicolinate synthase has translation MFEGTIVALVTPFKNGKLDKKALKKLVEFQIGNGTKAIVPCGTTGEASTLSYEEHEAVIDIVIETAKGRIPVIAGTGSNNTSEAIELTKYAKKAGADAALVVTPYYNKPTQDGLFRHYKALTDAVDLPLILYNVPGRTGVNLLPGTVARLAAIKNIVAVKEASGNLGQVCEIIRSVPRDFTVLSGDDGLFFPMMALGAKGVISVASNVAPRLMSDLYDAWVAGDVEKARAIHYKLWPLFDVLFVETNPIPVKTAVALMGMVAEEFRLPLSPMGADNRKKLAKVLAGLKLVK, from the coding sequence ATGTTCGAGGGGACTATCGTCGCGCTCGTCACGCCGTTCAAGAACGGAAAGCTCGACAAGAAAGCGCTCAAGAAACTGGTCGAATTCCAGATCGGGAACGGCACGAAAGCGATCGTCCCGTGCGGGACGACCGGCGAGGCGTCCACGCTTTCCTACGAAGAGCACGAGGCGGTCATCGACATTGTCATCGAGACGGCCAAGGGGCGCATTCCCGTCATCGCCGGCACCGGTTCCAACAACACGAGCGAGGCGATCGAGCTCACGAAATATGCGAAGAAGGCAGGCGCCGACGCCGCGCTGGTCGTCACGCCCTACTACAACAAGCCCACCCAGGACGGGCTGTTTCGCCATTACAAGGCCTTGACCGATGCGGTCGACCTTCCGTTGATCCTTTACAACGTACCCGGCCGGACCGGCGTCAACCTGCTTCCCGGCACGGTCGCCCGGCTTGCGGCTATCAAGAATATCGTTGCCGTCAAGGAAGCTTCCGGCAACCTGGGGCAGGTTTGCGAGATCATCCGCTCCGTCCCCCGGGATTTTACCGTGCTTTCCGGGGATGACGGGCTCTTCTTCCCGATGATGGCGCTCGGCGCCAAGGGGGTCATCTCCGTCGCTTCGAACGTTGCCCCTCGCCTGATGAGCGACCTGTACGATGCATGGGTCGCCGGCGACGTCGAGAAGGCACGCGCGATCCATTACAAACTGTGGCCCCTTTTCGACGTCCTGTTCGTCGAAACCAATCCGATCCCGGTGAAGACCGCCGTGGCCCTCATGGGGATGGTGGCCGAAGAGTTCCGGCTGCCGCTTTCCCCGATGGGCGCCGACAACCGGAAGAAACTTGCCAAGGTCCTCGCCGGACTCAAGCTGGTCAAGTAG